A window of Cryptomeria japonica chromosome 3, Sugi_1.0, whole genome shotgun sequence contains these coding sequences:
- the LOC131067228 gene encoding LRR receptor-like serine/threonine-protein kinase FLS2, producing the protein MHNFIRVVLSLCLLALVKLNAREVAAAGLNGSEKDVASLMEFKNAVTQDPLAVLHNWNQSLHFCNWTGIRCNTEKWRVVEVDLRNKSLHGVIPPPLGNLSFLHYLDLSFNRIGGQIPSALGRLRRLQILYLHANLLEGSVPHSLGNLRNLKVLASWANRHSGSIPAALGNCSMLRRIDLSDNDLEGTIPFQIGSLAKLKILRLDNNRISGEIPLSVLNCTELRNLSLVNNSLSGVIPSEIGVKLSKLEYLLLPQNKLSGVIPKSLGNCSRLSVLELAWNKMSGVIPEELGNLLRLTNLNLFCNHFVSGSGSANGVPILNALTNCSKLKRLDLTDNHLEGTLPPSLALLSPLLSIFSLESNRIRGNIPEQIGNLTGLTELYLGGNSLDGAIPSVIARLPNLGMLNLSRNQLEGPIPMELSKMKSLEYIILYNNSLSGTIPESLGSLEALRQLDLSINKLNGSIPPQLGGCSNLELLDVSYNRLTGSIPLEVASLHNIQFYFNLSNNQLTGPIPGSLGGMQMVQAIDLSSNKLSGSIPNGLSSCAGLEYLNLSHNELQETFPASFGNQLKSLQDIDFSYNNLSGPLPTSLANLESVQHLNLSYNRFSGQVPCFGAYKRQSMKSFLGNLQLCGNCLGLQDCSLRKPSRGHSSAHKRKLVLLIAILGSSALSCFAALGFWICFRNKRRPSNLMQKEDLSRATEGFNPRNIIGSSGLGKVYRGVLPDDKVVAIKVLTPRRLEADDCFQRECQTLLKVAHPNLVKIIASCAEADFKALVLQFMPNGSMDRHLHRGSIDNSEVEVLSLRKRWEILYEVARGISYLHDECSPAIVHCDIKPQNVLLDGSMRARVADFGIAQLVSDESAITSTLRGSFGYIAPEYGMGGRISVKGDVYSYGVVVLETLTEKRPTNPMFGSGLTLPAWVSQSFPHSLGDVVAAGVVEEMGPNRRYGTSMIEELLKLGLSCTSQLPHQRPSMAEVLTVLQNVRQILDSQVVS; encoded by the exons ATGCATAACTTCATCCGAGTTGTTTTATCGTTATGCCTGTTGGCATTGGTGAAGCTCAATGCGAGGGAGGTTGCGGCAGCAGGCTTAAATGGAAGTGAGAAGGATGTGGCTTCTCTAATGGAATTTAAGAATGCAGTTACGCAGGATCCACTTGCTGTGCTGCACAACTGGAACCAGAGCCTGCACTTTTGCAATTGGACGGGCATTCGCTGCAACACTGAAAAGTGGCGTGTTGTGGAAGTGGATTTAAGAAACAAGAGTCTGCACGGCGTGATCCCCCCCCCGTTGGGGAATTTGTCCTTCCTTCACTACCTTGATCTTTCCTTCAACAGAATTGGGGGCCAAATTCCCTCTGCTCTGGGGCGCCTGCGCCGCCTCCAAATTCTTTATCTTCACGCCAACCTGCTGGAAGGCTCTGTTCCTCATTCTCTTGGTAATTTGCGCAATCTCAAAGTCCTGGCATCTTGGGCGAATCGCCACTCAGGCAGCATTCCCGCGGCGTTGGGAAATTGTTCTATGCTTAGGCGTATTGATTTATCTGATAACGATTTGGAAGGTACAATTCCTTTCCAAATTGGGTCTCTCGCTAAGCTTAAGATTCTCCGTCTGGACAACAACCGAATCAGTGGAGAAATCCCACTTTCTGTGCTAAATTGCACAGAGTTGAGAAATCTTTCTTTGGTTAATAACTCGCTCAGTGGGGTGATTCCATCGGAGATAGGCGTCAAGCTTTCCAAGCTGGAGTACCTGCTTCTGCCACAAAATAAACTCAGCGGGGTGATTCCCAAATCACTGGGAAATTGCTCGAGGCTTTCTGTGCTTGAACTGGCGTGGAATAAAATGAGCGGCGTGATACCTGAGGAACTGGGTAATCTTCTCCGTCTGACCAACCTCAATCTGTTTTGTAATCATTTCGTGAGCGGAAGTGGAAGTGCGAATGGTGTTCCTATACTGAATGCACTTACGAACTGCTCCAAGTTGAAAAGGTTGGATTTGACAGACAATCATCTTGAAGGTACACTGCCTCCTTCTCTGGCTCTGCTGTCTCCGCTTCTCTCCATTTTCTCATTAGAAAGCAACCGCATAAGAGGCAACATACCTGAGCAGATCGGCAATCTCACAGGACTCACAGAATTGTATTTGGGTGGCAATTCCTTGGACGGAGCCATTCCCTCTGTGATAGCCAGGCTTCCCAATTTAGGCATGTTAAATCTCAGTCGCAACCAATTGGAAGGCCCCATTCCAATGGAATTAAGTAAGATGAAAAGCCTGGAATATATTATTCTGTACAACAATTCGCTATCTGGAACAATCCCCGAGAGCCTGGGGAGCCTTGAGGCTCTAAGACAACTGGACTTAAGCATCAACAAGCTGAACGGAAGCATACCGCCACAACTCGGAGGCTGCTCGAATCTTGAACTCCTAGATGTGTCATATAATCGTCTCACAGGAAGCATTCCTTTGGAGGTTGCCAGTCTTCATAATATTCAGTTTTATTTCAATCTATCCAACAACCAATTAACTGGGCCGATCCCTGGATCGCTTGGTGGAATGCAAATGGTGCAAGCAATTGACCTCTCTTCCAACAAGTTATCAGGTTCAATTCCTAATGGTCTTAGTAGCTGTGCAGGACTCGAGTACCTCAATCTGTCTCATAATGAGCTTCAAGAAACTTTTCCAGCATCTTTTGGCAACCAACTGAAAAGCCTTCAAGACATTGATTTTTCTTACAATAATTTATCAGGGCCACTTCCAACGTCTCTGGCGAACCTGGAAAGTGTTCAGCATTTAAACTTGTCATACAATCGCTTCTCAGGACAAGTCCCCTGTTTTGGAGCATATAAGCGGCAGAGCATGAAATCTTTTTTGGGGAATCTCCAGCTGTGTGGGAATTGCTTGGGTTTGCAAGATTGTTCTTTGCGGAAGCCAAGCAGAGGCCATAGCAGTGCCCACAAAAGGAAACTGGTGCTCCTGATTGCCATCCTTGGTTCCTCTGCTTTGTCTTGCTTTGCTGCTTTAGGATTTTGGATATGCTTCAGAAATAAGAGAAGGCCGAGTAATTTAATGCAAAAAGAAGATCTGAGCAGAGCAACCGAAGGTTTCAATCCTAGGAACATAATAGGAAGTAGTGGCCTTGGAAAAGTTTACAGAGGCGTTCTTCCAGACGATAAGGTCGTGGCTATCAAAGTTCTTACTCCCAGGCGCCTAGAAGCAGACGATTGTTTCCAAAGAGAGTGCCAGACACTACTAAAAGTTGCGCATCCTAATTTGGTGAAGATAATAGCTTCATGCGCGGAGGCAGATTTCAAAGCTCTGGTATTACAATTCATGCCAAACGGAAGCATGGACAGACACTTGCACAGAGGCTCAATTGATAACAGTGAGGTTGAAGTCCTGAGTTTGAGGAAGAGATGGGAAATTCTGTATGAAGTAGCGCGTGGGATTTCATACTTACATGATGAATGCTCTCCAGCCATTGTACACTGTGACATTAAACCACAGAATGTGCTTCTGGACGGAAGCATGAGAGCTCGTGTTGCAGATTTTGGAATCGCCCAACTGGTGAGCGATGAATCCGCTATTACCTCGACTTTGAGAGGATCTTTCGGTTACATTGCACCTG AGTATGGAATGGGAGGAAGGATTTCCGTGAAAGGAGACGTTTACAGTTATGGCGTGGTGGTGCTGGAGACGCTTACTGAAAAGAGGCCGACGAATCCAATGTTCGGCAGTGGATTAACTCTGCCTGCATGGGTTTCTCAATCATTTCCTCACAGTTTGGGAGACGTTGTTGCAGCGGGTGTAGTTGAAGAGATGGGGCCAAACAGGCGATACGGAACTTCCATGATTGAGGAATTGCTAAAACTGGGGCTCTCCTGCACCTCTCAACTTCCACACCAGAGGCCATCCATGGCGGAAGTACTCACCGTGCTTCAGAACGTACGTCAAATCTTAGATAGCCAGGTCGTGAGTTAA